The Salvelinus alpinus chromosome 3, SLU_Salpinus.1, whole genome shotgun sequence genome segment ATCTGGCAATAACAAAAATATGAAAAGCGGAACCAAAAAGATTTGGAAACTTTGCCGGTTCGGAATAACGATGGACGTGTACACAATGCTTGATGAATGCCCGGTTAATACATAGCCACCGTTAGGATTAGTCATACATGTATTTGATACAGCTCAGTGATGCATGCCTGTCGTTTCGAAGAAAGTCTGCCAAATAGTTTTATTTGGTTGCTTGAAATAGCGTTGTGAATCTTTTCAAAGGTGAGCATGAAGGCCTTTTCTCACCAGGTCCGTTAAAAAAATCAACACGAGGACGTCTTGTTTATGACGCCATTCACACCAATTGTGAAATATCGTCCTGCTGCAATCCGTCCATTATTTATTCGAAACAGGTTCGATTTTTGCGTATTTTCGCTTTCCAATTTTTTTGGGGACCAATAGAAATTGTTATCAGGGACACGTGATCTTAATCACAAAGGTAAACTTGTCTGACAGACTGATCGTGTTCGTGTCTCAGCACAGGGAATGATATGATAAACAGCATGTAAACTTGtgcttcttttattttttttaaaccccaTCATTATTTGACAAACTGATTCTAGTTAACTGTAACATATACAATTGTGTCTAGACATGGAAACGCAGGCACATTGAGTGAAGCGCGGGGAACAGCTTCCCAGTGAGCATTGCCTACACTCAGCAGCCGTAGCCAGGTAGACCAAGATAGACCGAGAGCTATAGGCTAAGCTTCGTGTTATATCATTAGCCTATATCTTAATAAACAACAATTCGTACAAAAAACGCAACAGACTTGGTGAGAAAGGGCCTTAAGGGTGCAAAAACAATACTTTGATCATCCGCTAATGACACTTTGTCATGTTCAGCTATGTCATAATCTTTCTGCAGCAATCTACATCTCATTTGAGCGAAACAGACGTTATATGAGTGTCTTTAGAGTAGTCATCTGGAAATAGCTGGTGCTGAGTGAATCATGACAGAGCATAAGACACTGGTCATAGGTAGGACACAAGTCATTACAAGAAATTCCTTTACATTCTTATGCATTGTAGTCTGTTTTAATACTGTGTCTCTGCATGTGCTTGTATTTGTGTCAATGTTTTGGAGCAGACTTTGAGCCTCGGGTGAATGACACTGCCCAAGCCGAACAGAACCAACAAAGCAGAGCAGAGAAACAACTCTGGGTACACAGTGAAAACTCTTTCACTTTCAACTTCTTCCCTGAGGGTGCACCAGCAGCACAGGGGGCAGAAACTGACCTCTCAGATGTGAAACACCAGTTTGCAGGATTACAGACAAAAACATCCACCGCTTCTACAGAACAGGGTTCTGGTTTTGCATTCAACTTCCAAATCCCTGTTAGTACACcaggggagatggagaaagaaatTGGCACACCAGTACCCTCAGGGGCTGTAGCCCTGAAAGAGTCCAAAGAGGAAAAGCCTCAGGGCCAGAACGCTCAACAAGTAATTAAAGCACCTGAGCCAACCACATCTTCTAAAGCCAAGAAAAATAAGAAATCTGGTCATAAGAAAAAAGCCATTGATGGACAGCAAAAACAGATGACAAACTTGACAGACACAGAAGGGGCTCGTGAGGAGGATGGCACAATGCTGGTGGGTGATGGTGTTgtttgaatttaaaatgtatatttgaTTCAGTGTGGCTGGTGTATATCAGTTCAACTTTTGGTTGTATTTTTCAGACTACAGAACAGCAGCTGAAAAGAGAGCTGGACTGGTGCATTGAGCAGCTGGAGCTGGGCATGGCTACTCTGAAGGCTACGCCAAAACA includes the following:
- the c3h8orf33 gene encoding UPF0488 protein C8orf33 homolog: MTEHKTLVIDFEPRVNDTAQAEQNQQSRAEKQLWVHSENSFTFNFFPEGAPAAQGAETDLSDVKHQFAGLQTKTSTASTEQGSGFAFNFQIPVSTPGEMEKEIGTPVPSGAVALKESKEEKPQGQNAQQVIKAPEPTTSSKAKKNKKSGHKKKAIDGQQKQMTNLTDTEGAREEDGTMLTTEQQLKRELDWCIEQLELGMATLKATPKQKEEASRALKTLRSSKAPLAKKRQVMRAMSGDYRKKMEEEKHKQFKLIQGAMTSAQVKVVADPAKKSIFHRKAEGETETLPLKSNAKSQQENLQAQTPNTSVLNQENSTFVFTPANEEFCFNFL